The Corynebacterium freiburgense region CTCGAACTCCTTGACCACGTCAACGAGGGCCTCATCGAATCCGGCAAAGAACCTTTCGCATTCGCCTCCGACTGCCGTGAAGGCATTTGTGGCACCTGTGGTTTGAATGTAAACGGCCGCCCACACGGCCCAGAACAAAACAAGCCATCCTGCCAACAGCGACTGGTGAACTACAACGATGGTGACACCCTAAAGATCGAGCCAATGCGCTCCGCTGCATATCCTGTTATCAAGGACATGATCGTTGATCGGTCTGCCCTTGACCGTGTTATGCAACAGGGTGGGTATGTCTCCATTAACGCTGGTACCGCACCAGACGCTGACACCCTACATATGAACCACCAGACTGCTGAACTGGCCCTCGACCATGCAGCTTGCATTGGCTGTGGTGCGTGTGTAGCAGCTTGCCCGAATGGCGCAGCTCACCTCTTTACCGGCGCAAAGCTTGTTCACCTCTCCCTTATGCCACTAGGCAAGGAAGAACGTGGCAAGCGTGCTCGCAAGATGGTTGATGAAGTGGAAACAAACTTCGGACCATGCTCACTCTTCGGTGAATGTGCTGATGTTTGCCCAGCTGGTATCCCCCTAACTGCGGTTGCCGCAATTAACAAGGAGCGGGCCCGTGCGGCTTTCTCCGCGAAGGACCACTAAGCTGTAGCTAACGCTACGGTTTTATACGAAAGGCACGATCAGCATGTCTGACGCACACGCACTGCCCGCACGCGAAGATCAGACCTTCCGCGTGTTTGAAGGCGAGCCTCACTATATCGATGGCTATGTACCATCCAGCTTGGATTCCCAGCACTCCTCGCTGCTGCGCAGCTCCACCTGGATTGGAATGGGCATTGTACTTGCAGCAGTTGCTGGTATCGGTACGCTCATCTTTGGTCTGGCAACCCAATCCGTTGGGACCCAGGAGAATGCAAGCTTCTTTACAATTCTTGGCACTGTAATGACCATTGTATTCTTGGTGATCGGATTTGGTCTTATCCATTATGGTCGCCGCCACTACCGCGCCTACGTAGCCGCAACTGGTCGCAAGCACTAAACCGGGAACACTCGTTGCACATACACTGAAAAGTAATGGCAACGAGTGTGCCGTAACGGTCAGACTCCACATCATTGTCGGAGTCCGGCACCTCCACTAAGCCGCCGTCTCATGTGTCATGGGGCGGCGGTTTTGTTTCTAAAAGTTTTTGGTCATTTATTTTTCAGGGTTCCAAAATTGCCTTCCCTAATGTGCGGGGTGAGTGTAGGTTTTGGCAAATGGTGTGGTGGGCGCGGCGTCGAAAAGCAATAAATGGTGCGTAATTAGTTACCTGGGGGTTGTTGTTAAATACACCATCTTGTGTGCAATTGGTGTAAAAGCGTCACCGAACACCCCCTGGAGCTAAGGTTTTGTCGCCAAATACACCAATTGGGCACAACATGGTGTAAAAAACGACGTTTGTTATTTTAGTATCAATATATTGGGCTGGTTGGTGCCGCTATCTCGCTCACACTTGCCGCCTCCGCGCAGCCTTACCGCCAAGGTTGGGGATGTGGGTACATAATGGGTACATGACTGAACCTTTGGCGGTCCCCGGACCTAGCCCTGAAGTGGAGGCGGAGCGACGTCGCTCGTTAA contains the following coding sequences:
- a CDS encoding succinate dehydrogenase/fumarate reductase iron-sulfur subunit produces the protein MKLHLEIWRQAGPTTEGHFESIDVDDAVAQMSILELLDHVNEGLIESGKEPFAFASDCREGICGTCGLNVNGRPHGPEQNKPSCQQRLVNYNDGDTLKIEPMRSAAYPVIKDMIVDRSALDRVMQQGGYVSINAGTAPDADTLHMNHQTAELALDHAACIGCGACVAACPNGAAHLFTGAKLVHLSLMPLGKEERGKRARKMVDEVETNFGPCSLFGECADVCPAGIPLTAVAAINKERARAAFSAKDH